The following coding sequences lie in one Arachis ipaensis cultivar K30076 chromosome B05, Araip1.1, whole genome shotgun sequence genomic window:
- the LOC107643172 gene encoding uncharacterized protein LOC107643172 (The sequence of the model RefSeq protein was modified relative to this genomic sequence to represent the inferred CDS: added 27 bases not found in genome assembly) → MVKWKLVAVCSVVAILGLLSAATAFAAEATRIRASQVQFVTAVQCEYPRTPALPLGLTSVLALIIAQIILTVANGCCCCRRSPAISDANWRCVVLCFVLSWFTFVIAFLLLLTGAALNDQHGEESMYFGNYYCYVVKPGVFSAAAILSLVSIASGIAYYLTLTTGKSVGSPWGNSSYPNQGGIAMGQPQFPPQTSQDPVFVHEDTYVRRQFT, encoded by the exons ATGGTGAAGTGGAAACTTGTGGCGGTTTGCTCCGTCGTCGCCATCTTGGGCCTCTTATCTGCTGCCACTGCTTTCGCTGCTGAGGCTACCAGGATCAGG GCTTCTCAAGTTCAGTTTGTTACTGCTGTTCAATGTGAATATCCCCGAACACCAGCTTTACCACTTGGTTTAACTTCAGTGCTGGCTCTTATCATAGCACAAATAATATTGACTGTTGCAAATGGGTGTTGCTGTTGCAGAAGATCCCCTGCAATCTCAGATGCCAATTGGAGATGTGTAGTTCTCTGCTTTGTTCTCTCATG GTTCACATTCGTTATTGCATTCCTCCTGTTGCTGACTGGTGCTGCCCTCAATGATCAACATGGTGAAGAGAGCATGTACTTTGGCAACTACTACTGCTATGTTGTTAAACCCGGTGTATTTTCGGCTGCTGCAATCTTATCCCTTGTAAGCATTGCATCGGGTATCGCCTATTACCTTACCTTG TGGGGTAACTCGTCGTATCCTAATCAAGGTGGCATAGCAATGGGACAACCACAGTTCCCGCCGCAGACCAGTCAAGATCCTGTGTTTGTACACGAGGACACATATGTGAGACGGCAGTTCACATGA